CGTCGCTTTATCTCGCGAATGTAGTACGGGTTCACGAGCCCCAGGCCGCTGCCGATGGGGCTCGCGAGCGGCATCACTGCGGCGCAGCCGGCGTCCTCGAGGCGCAGCGCCATCACCACGTCCTCGTTCGTGTAGGCGAGCACCCGGAATCCCTCCTGGACCAGGACCCGCGTCGCCTCCAGGGTAGCGGAGACGTCCGGCAGCAGGGTCCGCTCGTCGCCGATCACCTCCAGCTTGACCATATCGCTCAAGCCGGCCGCCCTGCCCAGACGGGCGTAACGGACGGCGTCCTCCGCGCTGTAGCAGCCGGCGGTGTTGGGGAGCAGTTGCCAGCGGTCCGGATCCAGGTGGTGCAGGACGCCCTCTTCGTGGGAGCGGTCCAGGTCCACGCGCCGCACGGCGACGGTGACCATGTCCGCGCCCGACGCCTCTATGGCGCGCACCATCGTCAGGTTGTCGGCGTACTTCCCGGTCCCGACGATGAGCCTCGAAGCCAGGACGTGCGGGCCGATCACCAGTCGCCGATCGCCCTCTCGCTCCGCCCCCACATCGCCTGTGCTCGCTTCGGCCTGCGCCGATTGCATGGGCCTACCCTCCTCCCACGAAGTGCACCAACTCCAGCCGGTCTCCGTCCTCGACGTTCACGCTCTCGTAGCGCTCGTGTCGCAGAATCTCGCCGTTGCGCTCGACCACGATCAGCCTGGGGTGCAGCCCCAATGAAAGCAGCAGCTCCGCTACGTTCTGGCCGCCGGCCAACTCGCGCTGGCTGCCGTTGATCCTGACGCCGATCAGGGCCGTTTGCGAAGTCATAACGAGCTCTCCAGGCTGTCCAACATCGACCCTACCGCCTCCGCCGGATCCTCCGCGTCCCACACGGCTCCGAGGACCGCCACCCCGTACGCTCCGGCCGCGGTGACCTCCGCCACGCGTTCGCCGCGCACTCCCCCGATGGCGAACACCGGGCGCGCGGCGGCCGCGCACGCGCTGCGCAGCCCGCTCACCCCCAGAGCCCCGCGGCCGGGGTGCGAGGCCGTGTCGTAAACCGCACCCAGGAACGCGTAATCTGCCGCGCTCTCCAGGCGTCCGACCTCTTCGACGCGGTGCAGGGAGCGGCCGATCCACGCGCCCGCGCCGAGCAGCCGCCGCGCCGCGGACGCCGGCAAAGCGCCGGTCCCCAGTTGTACCCCGCTCGCGCCCACGGCGAGCGCCACGTCCACGCGGCGACTGACGATCAGCGCTGAGCCAGTGTCCGCCGCGACGCCGCTCAAGCGCGCGCCCAGGTCGTACAGCTCCGCTCCCGAGCCGCGCCAGCGCAGGTGGAGCGCGAGCCGCTCGCCCCCGGCGCGCAGCGCTCGCTCGGCGCTCCCGAAGAAGCCCGCCCGCCGCACGACATCGTCGCTCGTGACGACGTGTAGTCGCGGCAGCGCGGCCGCCCGGTTCATGCGCCCAGCCGGTCCCCTTCGACCACCCCTCCGCCCCTCGCCCAGTCCGCGGCGGACATGCGCCGCCGGCCCTCGGGTTGCACCTCCGCGAGCCACAGCGCGCCCGCGCCGGTCGCGACCAACATACCGCGGCCGTCGGCGGTGTCATCCAGCGCGAGCACCGTGCCACCCACCCCGGCCGGCCCGTCCGCCAGCGCGGGCCGGAACACCTTCAAGCGCGCGCCGTCCCTGGTGGTCCACGCGCCCGGCACGTCGTCGGTGCCGCGGATCCAGCCGGCGGCCGTCTCCGGGGCGCGCGACCAGTCGACGCGCGCGTCGTCTACCGAAACGGGGGGAGCGAACGTCGCCGCGTCGTGGTCCTGCTCCACCTCGTCGATCTCACCGGCTTCCATCAGGGTGAGCGCCTCGACCAGGGCCTCTCCGCCGATCTCCGCCAGCCGCGCGGCCAACTCCGCGGCCGACTCGTCGGGCAGGATGGGCTCCTCCACCTGCAGCAGCACGGGCCCCGCGTCCATCTCTTCGACGAGGCGGATGACCGACACGCCCGTGCGCTCCAGGCCTCGGATCAGCGCCCACTGGACCGGCGCCGCGCCGCGCAGCTCCGGGAGCAGCGACGGGTGCACGTTGACCGTACCGTGGACGGGCAGATCGAGCGCCGCCCGGGGCAGGAAACGTCCATACGCCGCCACCACTCCCACCTCCGGCTCGAGCAGCCGGACGGCGGCCAGGAACTCTTCGTCCCCCGCGGCGACGGGCTGAAAGACCTCGAGGCCCTCGTCCTCCGCCATCTCCTTCACCGCGGGGCGGCGCAGTCGACGACCGCGGCCGGCGGGGCGGTCCGGCCGGGTTACGACCGCGACGACCTCGAAGCCCTCCCCGAGCAGCGCGCGCAGGGTGGGCAATGCGAAATCGGGCGTACCCCAGAAAAGAACCCTCACGGCTCCTTCTCTTCCTCCTGAAGCTTGCGCCACTTCTGGAGGGCCATCCTGCGCTTCAACGCGCTGAGGCGGTCGAGAAACAGCACCCCGTCCAGGTGATCCACTTCGTGCTGTAGCACCCTCGCCTGCAGACCCTCCGCTGCGACCGTCAGCGGCCCGCCGTCTTCGCCCAGCGCCTCCACCACCACCCCCGCCGGCCGCTCCACGATGTCGGCTATGCCGGGTATGCTGAGACAGCCCTCCTCCGCCTTTTCCAGCTCGGCAGAGCGGCGCGTGATGCGCGGATTTATGAGCGCGACGGGGCCCGATTCTTCGTCCTCGCCGGGATCCACGACGATGACCCGCAGGCCGACGCCGATCTGCGGCGCCGCGAGGCCGACGCCGTCGGCGTCGTACATGGTCTCCAGCATGTCCGCCACGAGCTTCCGGATGTCCTCGTCCACGTCACCAACGGCCTCGGCCGGGGCGCGCAGAACCGGGTCTCCCAACAGGCGGATATCGCGGATCACGGGCGAGCCTCAGGACTCCGCTTCGCCGGTGGGCGTGAGCCTGCGGGCGACCTTGGAGCGCACCACGATGAGCCTGGTGTCGTCCGCGGTCTTGATCGTCAAGCGGTCGTCTGCCACGTGCACGATCTTGGCGACGATGCCGCCGTCGGTGACCACCTCGTCGCCCCGGCGCAGCTCCGTCTGCATTACCTGATGGCGCTTCTGCGACTGCCTGGACGGCCGAATCAGGATGAAGTAGAAGATCGCCACGAACAGCGCGAGCTGAATCAGGATGACGGACATTCGGGCTCCGCCTCCGCCCCCCTGGGCGCCGTCCTGTACCAGCGCAATCAAAGTCGCGAACACGCGTTTTTCTCCTGAAAGGTCGTCGTCAAGTCAGCGTCGGTCCGGTCGACTACCCCGCAACCGCGCAGCCGATCATGCGCCGTCAGCGTCCGAGTTGCCAGTGGGCGCGCGCGCCCGGAAGCGCTCCAGCCAGTCCACGCTCCAGGACCCGTAGTCGCCCGCTTCGATGTGCACGCGAGCGCGCTCGGTGAGCCGAATCAGGAAGCGCAGATTGTGAATCGAGACGAGGCGCAGTGCGAGCCACTCCCCCGCGACCAGCAGGTGCCGGATGTAGGCGCGTGAATACCGCCCACACGCGTAGCAGTCGCAGGCCGGATCCAGCGGTCCGCCGTCCGCCTTGAAGCGGGCGGCGCGCAGATTGACCTGTCCCTCGTCCTCGACCCAGGCGGTGCCGCGGCGGCCGTTTCTGGTGGGAGCCACGCAGTCGAACATGTCCACGCCCCGGCCGATGGCCTCCAGCAGGTCGTCCGGGTAGCCGACGCCCATCAGGTAGCGCGGCAACGAACCGGGCAGCTCGGGCTCGAGGGCCTCGAGCACCTCCCACATGACGGGCTTGGGCTCCCCCACCGAGAGCCCACCGATGGCCACGCCGCTCCAGTCCCCCAGCTCCAGCACGCGCCGCGCGTTCTCCCGGCGCAGGTCGACGTAGGCGCCTCCCTGCACTATCGGCAGCAGCACCTGGTGCGGGTTCGGGCCGTGGCCGCCGGTCTCGGCGAAGCGCCGCGCGCAGCGCTCCAGCCAGCGCAGCGTACGTTTGAGCGCGGCGCGCGCGTCGGATCGGCCCACGCGGCCTGGTGGACACTGGTCGAAGGCCATGATCACGTCGGCGCCGAGGGCCCGCTGGATGTCCACCACGGACTCCGGCGTGAAGGCGTGCGTGGAGCCGTCGAGGTGGCTGCGAAAACGGACCCCCTCGTCATCGATTTCGGCCAGATCGGCGAGGCTGAACACCTGGAAGCCGCCCGAGTCGGTGAGGATGGGCCGCTCCCAGCGCATGAAGGTGTGCAGGCCCCCCAGGTCGCGTACGATGTCGGCGCCCGGACGCAGGTAGAGGTGGTAGGTGTTGGCGAGCACGATATCCGCGCCCACCGCCGTCACCTCCTCCGGCGTGAGCGCCTTGACGGTCGCCTGCGTGCCGACCGGCATGAAGGCGGGCGTCCGCACCGAGCCGCGCGCCAGGTGCAGAATGCCCGAGCGCGCCGCGCCTTCCGTAGCGCTCACCTCGAAACGAGGAACCGCACCCGACGCGGCCGCCACGGCGGGCGTCGCCGTCACAGCACCGCCATGGCGTCGCCGTAGGAGTAGAACCGGTAGTCCCTCGCGATCGCCTCCCGGTAGGCGTTCATCACCGGCTCGTGGCCGCCGAACGCGGCCACGAGCATGAGCAGCGTGGAACGCGGCAGGTGGAAGTTGGTGAGCAACCGGTCGACGGCCCGAAAGGCGTAGCCCGGCCGGATGAACAGGTCGGTCCAGCCCGAGAGCCGGGTGAGCCGCCCGGAGTCATCGGCGGCGGCCTCGAGCGCGCGTACGCCGGTCGTGCCGACCGCCCACACCGAGCCGCCGCGCGCGCGAACGTCCTCGGCGAGCGCGGCGGTCGCGGGCGGAATGTCGTACCACTCGGCGTGCAGCGCGTGGAGCGCCGGGTCGTCGGTGTCCACCGGCCTGAACGTGCCGACGCCCACGTGCAACGTCAGTCGGCCGATGCGCACGCCGCGCTCCCGCAGTCGATCCAGCAGCGTCCGGGTGAAGTGCAGGCCCGCGGTGGGCGCGGCCACCGATCCCAGCGCGCGGGCGTAGACCGTCTGGTAGCGCTCCCGGTCGGCCGGCTCCGCCTCCCGCTCCAGGTACGGAGGCAGCGGCACGCGGCCGTGTCGCCGGAGCGCTTCGTCCGTGCCCAGGGGCGACCGCAGGCGAACGAGCCGCCCTCCGTCGCCCGCGCCTTCCATGATCTCCACCGTGAGGTCGTCGGCGATCTCAAGCGTCCGGCCCGGCTTGAGCTTGCTTCCGGGCCGCACCAGCGCTTCCCACAGCTCGGCGCTTTCGCCCGGCTCGCCGCGCGCCGGCCGCAGCAGTAGCACCTCGCCCGGGGCGCCGGTGGGTTTGCGTCCCACCAGCCGCGCGGCGCGCACCCGCGTCTCGTTCAGGATCAGCGCGTCTCCGGGCCGCACGAGCTCGGCCAGATCCGAGAATCGAAGGTGGCGCAAGGAGGCGTTCGCACGATCGAGCACCAGCAGTCGGCTGCCGTCGCGCTTTTCCGCCGGGTACCGAGCGATTCGGTCCGCCGGCAGGTCGTACTCGAAAGCGGAGGTGGGCAGGGCGAGAGGCTCACCCATCTCGGCGAGCGCCCTAG
Above is a genomic segment from Gemmatimonadota bacterium containing:
- a CDS encoding thiazole synthase, giving the protein MQSAQAEASTGDVGAEREGDRRLVIGPHVLASRLIVGTGKYADNLTMVRAIEASGADMVTVAVRRVDLDRSHEEGVLHHLDPDRWQLLPNTAGCYSAEDAVRYARLGRAAGLSDMVKLEVIGDERTLLPDVSATLEATRVLVQEGFRVLAYTNEDVVMALRLEDAGCAAVMPLASPIGSGLGLVNPYYIREIKRRLAVPVIVDAGVGTASDACETMEQGVDGILMNTALAEARDPVRMARAMRAAVDAGRDAFLAGRMPRREWAVPSSPTEGMLD
- the thiS gene encoding sulfur carrier protein ThiS, with product MTSQTALIGVRINGSQRELAGGQNVAELLLSLGLHPRLIVVERNGEILRHERYESVNVEDGDRLELVHFVGGG
- a CDS encoding thiamine phosphate synthase, which produces MNRAAALPRLHVVTSDDVVRRAGFFGSAERALRAGGERLALHLRWRGSGAELYDLGARLSGVAADTGSALIVSRRVDVALAVGASGVQLGTGALPASAARRLLGAGAWIGRSLHRVEEVGRLESAADYAFLGAVYDTASHPGRGALGVSGLRSACAAAARPVFAIGGVRGERVAEVTAAGAYGVAVLGAVWDAEDPAEAVGSMLDSLESSL
- the fmt gene encoding methionyl-tRNA formyltransferase, producing MRVLFWGTPDFALPTLRALLGEGFEVVAVVTRPDRPAGRGRRLRRPAVKEMAEDEGLEVFQPVAAGDEEFLAAVRLLEPEVGVVAAYGRFLPRAALDLPVHGTVNVHPSLLPELRGAAPVQWALIRGLERTGVSVIRLVEEMDAGPVLLQVEEPILPDESAAELAARLAEIGGEALVEALTLMEAGEIDEVEQDHDAATFAPPVSVDDARVDWSRAPETAAGWIRGTDDVPGAWTTRDGARLKVFRPALADGPAGVGGTVLALDDTADGRGMLVATGAGALWLAEVQPEGRRRMSAADWARGGGVVEGDRLGA
- the def gene encoding peptide deformylase, with protein sequence MIRDIRLLGDPVLRAPAEAVGDVDEDIRKLVADMLETMYDADGVGLAAPQIGVGLRVIVVDPGEDEESGPVALINPRITRRSAELEKAEEGCLSIPGIADIVERPAGVVVEALGEDGGPLTVAAEGLQARVLQHEVDHLDGVLFLDRLSALKRRMALQKWRKLQEEEKEP
- the yajC gene encoding preprotein translocase subunit YajC; translation: MFATLIALVQDGAQGGGGGARMSVILIQLALFVAIFYFILIRPSRQSQKRHQVMQTELRRGDEVVTDGGIVAKIVHVADDRLTIKTADDTRLIVVRSKVARRLTPTGEAES
- the tgt gene encoding tRNA guanosine(34) transglycosylase Tgt — its product is MTATPAVAAASGAVPRFEVSATEGAARSGILHLARGSVRTPAFMPVGTQATVKALTPEEVTAVGADIVLANTYHLYLRPGADIVRDLGGLHTFMRWERPILTDSGGFQVFSLADLAEIDDEGVRFRSHLDGSTHAFTPESVVDIQRALGADVIMAFDQCPPGRVGRSDARAALKRTLRWLERCARRFAETGGHGPNPHQVLLPIVQGGAYVDLRRENARRVLELGDWSGVAIGGLSVGEPKPVMWEVLEALEPELPGSLPRYLMGVGYPDDLLEAIGRGVDMFDCVAPTRNGRRGTAWVEDEGQVNLRAARFKADGGPLDPACDCYACGRYSRAYIRHLLVAGEWLALRLVSIHNLRFLIRLTERARVHIEAGDYGSWSVDWLERFRARAPTGNSDADGA
- the queA gene encoding tRNA preQ1(34) S-adenosylmethionine ribosyltransferase-isomerase QueA; the protein is MGEPLALPTSAFEYDLPADRIARYPAEKRDGSRLLVLDRANASLRHLRFSDLAELVRPGDALILNETRVRAARLVGRKPTGAPGEVLLLRPARGEPGESAELWEALVRPGSKLKPGRTLEIADDLTVEIMEGAGDGGRLVRLRSPLGTDEALRRHGRVPLPPYLEREAEPADRERYQTVYARALGSVAAPTAGLHFTRTLLDRLRERGVRIGRLTLHVGVGTFRPVDTDDPALHALHAEWYDIPPATAALAEDVRARGGSVWAVGTTGVRALEAAADDSGRLTRLSGWTDLFIRPGYAFRAVDRLLTNFHLPRSTLLMLVAAFGGHEPVMNAYREAIARDYRFYSYGDAMAVL